Proteins from a genomic interval of Elaeis guineensis isolate ETL-2024a unplaced genomic scaffold, EG11 Super_Scaffold_1000265, whole genome shotgun sequence:
- the LOC140854594 gene encoding large ribosomal subunit protein uL2cz/uL2cy-like, producing the protein MGTFNKSIGIGSVSMESHHPYITNCKILNNTAIHLYKTSTPSTRNGAVDSQVKSNPRNNLIYGQHRCGKGRNARGIITARHRGGGHKRLYRKIDFRRNEKDISGRIVTIEYDPNRNAYICLIHYGDGEKRYILHPRGAIIGDTIVSGTEVPISMGNALPLKSTSTDMPLGTAIHNIEITLGKGGQLARAAGAVAKLIAKEGKSATLRLPSGEVRLISKNCLATVGQVGNVGVNQKSLGRAGSKCWLGKRPVVRGVVMNPVDHPHGGGEGRAPIGRKKPTTPWGYPALGRRSRKRKKYSDSFILRRRK; encoded by the exons ATGGGAACGTTCAATAAGTCTATTGGAATTGGCTCTGTATCAATGGAATCTCATCATCCATACATAACGAATTG CAAAATACTTAATAACACGGCGATACATTTATACAAAACTTCTACCCCGAGCACACGCAATGGAGCCGTAGACAGTCAAGTGAAATCCAATCCACGAAATAATTTGATCTATGGACAGCATCGTTGTGGTAAAGGTCGTAATGCCAGAGGAATCATTACCGCAAGGCATAGAGGGGGAGGTCATAAGCGCCTATACCGTAAAATCGATTTTCGACGGAATGAAAAAGACATATCCGGTAGAATCGTAACCATAGAATACGACCCTAATCGAAATGCATACATTTGTCTCATACACTATGGGGATGGTGAGAAGAGATATATTTTACATCCCAGAGGGGCTATAATTGGAGATACCATTGTTTCTGGTACAGAAGTTCCTATATCAATGGGAAATGCCCTACCTTTGA AATCTACTTCAACCGATATGCCCTTAGGCACGGCCATACATAACATAGAAATCACACTTGGAAAGGGTGGACAATTAGCTAGAGCAGCAGGTGCTGTAGCGAAACTGATTGCAAAAGAGGGTAAATCGGCCACATTAAGATTACCATCTGGGGAGGTCCGTTTGATATCCAAAAACTGCTTAGCAACAGTCGGACAAGTGGGTAATGTTGGGGTGAACCAAAAAAGTTTGGGTAGAGCCGGATCTAAGTGTTGGCTAGGTAAGCGTCCTGTAGTAAGAGGAGTAGTTATGAACCCTGTAGACCATCCCCATGGGGGCGGTGAAGGGAGAGCCCCAATTGGTAGAAAAAAACCCACAACCCCTTGGGGTTATCCTGCGCTTGGAAGAAGAAGtaggaaaaggaaaaaatataGTGATAGTTTTATTCTTCGTCGCCGTAAATAG